A DNA window from Spirochaeta cellobiosiphila DSM 17781 contains the following coding sequences:
- a CDS encoding potassium transporter TrkG, with translation MVLINFSIIYVPLSRIYIPSLLKKPIVSMCYDYRMEQRKKYPPRIVALSFLALILIGWLLLLLPWSSKEGSLTILEAFFTATSAVCVTGLSVIELSQLSLLGQTIVMILIQFGGIGFMVISYFLVLTIRGNLSLSDDTVMEMIVSKDDYGSLNKGVRLIVTYTFVIEALVFIFILISTPVHTTRANHIWNSLFLSISSFCNAGFTLSHRSLQSYISNVPFNLVIMTAIILGALGFPVINDLLQWIKSKWSKKNYKLNINTLLVLRGTIILLLLSSLLIYVSERENILQFMNPKEKMIATFFQAVTLRTAGFSTIPFSQLRRATLLILIPFMFIGGGAGGTAGGIKINTAALLLRKIINLAKGSKRLIIGNFEVGKDQIIKCFILFFMGIICLYTASFLLILFEPASEFINLIFESVSAYGTVGLSTGITSQLNWQGQVILIPLMIMGRIGSLTLVTALSTPKDKSMIEYPGTTFNIG, from the coding sequence ATGGTTTTAATAAATTTTAGTATAATTTATGTTCCACTTAGTCGAATCTATATTCCATCATTATTAAAGAAACCAATCGTAAGTATGTGTTATGATTATAGAATGGAACAAAGAAAGAAGTATCCTCCCCGTATTGTCGCATTAAGTTTCTTAGCTCTTATCTTAATAGGGTGGCTCTTATTGCTCCTCCCCTGGTCAAGTAAAGAAGGTTCCTTGACCATACTAGAAGCCTTTTTTACAGCTACTTCTGCGGTATGTGTTACTGGTTTATCAGTGATAGAATTAAGTCAATTAAGCTTGCTAGGCCAAACTATCGTCATGATACTAATTCAGTTTGGTGGCATAGGTTTCATGGTTATTTCTTATTTCCTGGTCCTAACCATTAGAGGAAACTTAAGCTTAAGTGATGATACTGTTATGGAAATGATTGTGAGTAAAGATGATTATGGCTCTCTTAATAAGGGCGTTCGCTTGATTGTCACCTATACCTTCGTAATCGAAGCCCTGGTGTTCATCTTTATTCTAATAAGCACACCTGTTCATACAACGAGAGCCAATCATATCTGGAATTCCTTATTCCTCAGTATATCATCCTTTTGTAACGCCGGTTTTACCCTTTCCCATCGAAGCCTTCAATCCTATATATCCAATGTTCCCTTTAATCTGGTTATAATGACCGCTATCATATTGGGGGCATTAGGTTTCCCGGTTATCAATGATTTATTACAATGGATTAAGTCAAAGTGGAGTAAGAAGAATTACAAATTAAACATCAACACCCTTTTAGTATTACGGGGAACTATTATTCTCCTCCTTCTGTCCTCTCTTTTGATCTATGTGAGTGAACGGGAGAATATCTTACAATTCATGAATCCCAAAGAAAAAATGATAGCAACCTTCTTCCAAGCTGTAACCTTAAGGACAGCTGGATTCTCGACCATACCTTTTTCCCAACTAAGAAGGGCAACACTGCTAATATTAATCCCATTTATGTTCATTGGAGGAGGTGCCGGAGGAACGGCCGGTGGAATAAAAATCAATACAGCCGCCCTTTTACTACGTAAAATCATAAATCTGGCTAAGGGAAGCAAGCGCTTGATCATTGGCAATTTTGAAGTAGGCAAAGATCAGATTATCAAATGTTTTATCTTATTTTTCATGGGAATCATTTGTTTATATACAGCAAGCTTTCTTCTCATCCTATTTGAACCGGCTTCTGAGTTCATTAATCTTATCTTTGAATCTGTATCAGCCTATGGGACGGTAGGCCTCTCTACGGGAATTACTTCCCAACTGAACTGGCAGGGACAGGTCATACTTATTCCCCTTATGATAATGGGGCGTATAGGGTCTCTCACCTTAGTAACGGCCTTATCTACTCCAAAGGATAAATCAATGATAGAATACCCTGGTACAACTTTTAATATAGGATGA
- a CDS encoding pyridoxal phosphate-dependent aminotransferase translates to MISKKMYELGSKSSIIRELFMYGRQKAAEIGEENVYDFSLGSPSVPPPETVTNTLSDLLQRDNVHGYTPAAGHPSVRESIAKSINKRFGMKADPNRIYMTCGAAASLTCTIKALTVAGDEWIVLAPFFPEYKCFVESVGASIVVSQPNPDTMDIDFEDLEKCFSSKTKGLIINSPNNPSGFVYSEDTIKSLGAMLKDKSKENGHPIYLITDEPYREIVYGDVSVPYVPHYYQNTIVCYSYSKSFSLAGERIGYIYVSDGVEEGDQVFLAVCGAGRSMGFVCAPSIFQYVVSECVDTEIDISVYKENRDILYKELSAMGYHCIMPEGAFYLFVKTLDQDAEKFCEYAKTKYNLLLVPSNSFYVEGYMRISYCVKKDMILRSLKAFKQLALDFT, encoded by the coding sequence ATGATATCAAAGAAAATGTATGAACTAGGAAGTAAGAGTTCTATTATTAGAGAATTATTCATGTATGGTCGGCAAAAAGCCGCTGAAATTGGTGAGGAAAATGTATACGATTTTAGTTTGGGTAGTCCCAGTGTTCCCCCTCCAGAGACTGTGACAAATACATTGTCAGACCTATTACAAAGGGATAATGTTCATGGTTATACACCAGCTGCCGGACATCCTTCTGTTAGGGAGTCTATTGCCAAATCAATCAATAAGCGATTTGGAATGAAGGCTGATCCTAATCGTATTTACATGACTTGCGGAGCGGCCGCCTCCTTGACCTGTACTATCAAAGCTCTCACAGTTGCCGGGGATGAATGGATTGTTCTGGCTCCCTTTTTTCCCGAATATAAGTGCTTTGTCGAAAGTGTTGGTGCGTCGATTGTCGTGTCTCAACCAAATCCGGACACAATGGATATTGACTTTGAAGATTTGGAAAAGTGCTTTTCTTCAAAGACCAAGGGCCTCATCATTAATTCTCCCAATAATCCTTCTGGATTTGTTTACTCTGAGGACACTATTAAATCTTTAGGGGCAATGCTAAAGGATAAATCAAAAGAAAATGGTCATCCCATATATCTTATAACAGATGAACCTTATCGAGAAATCGTATATGGCGATGTTTCTGTTCCTTATGTTCCTCATTATTATCAAAACACCATTGTTTGTTACTCTTATAGTAAATCTTTTTCTCTGGCTGGTGAAAGGATAGGGTATATCTATGTCAGTGATGGGGTAGAGGAAGGAGATCAGGTTTTCCTTGCTGTATGTGGAGCAGGAAGAAGTATGGGCTTTGTCTGCGCTCCTAGTATCTTTCAATACGTTGTTTCTGAATGTGTTGATACAGAAATTGACATATCTGTGTATAAGGAAAATAGAGATATTCTATACAAAGAGTTAAGCGCTATGGGATATCATTGTATTATGCCTGAGGGTGCTTTCTATTTATTTGTTAAAACTCTGGATCAAGATGCAGAAAAATTCTGTGAATATGCTAAAACAAAATACAATCTTCTTCTTGTACCAAGTAATAGCTTTTATGTTGAAGGTTATATGAGGATCTCTTATTGTGTGAAAAAAGATATGATTCTACGATCCCTTAAAGCCTTTAAACAATTGGCTTTGGATTTTACATAA